The following coding sequences lie in one Musa acuminata AAA Group cultivar baxijiao chromosome BXJ3-1, Cavendish_Baxijiao_AAA, whole genome shotgun sequence genomic window:
- the LOC103974527 gene encoding linoleate 9S-lipoxygenase A: MTLLGDMLSHIVGGGSHGVKVRGTVVLIRKNVLGFNDFGGTVIDNVLELLGRCISFQLISATVGDPNNGNRGVVGEEAYLEQHITLLPSLAAGETAYHVTFHCEEKNGIPGAVIVKNNLGSEFFLKTLTLEDFPGKSRIHFVCNSWVYPAGKYKYDRVFFANTTYLPGDTPLPLKRYREEELCNLKGDNVAGKLQEWDRVYRYDYYNDLGSPDKSKDLARPILGGTPEHPYPRRGRTGRPPTKTDPKSESRLPQLDLNIYVPRDEHFGHLKMADFLTYALKGVVTGVLPVLQAIADVTPKEFDSFEDVLKLYEGGLPVPHTPLLEELRQRVPFEMIRELLRVEGGQGLLKLPKPQVIQVDKTAWRTDEEFTREMLAGLNPVVIRRLEKFPPTSKLDPLKYGDHTSTITAAHIEHHLDGRTVHQALEQNKLFILDHHDAYIPYLNRINALAVKVYASRTLVFLKQDSTLKPLAIELSLPHPDGEQHGAVSRVYTPAESGVEGSIWQLAKAYAAVTDSGYHGLISHWLNTHAVMEPFVIATHRHLSVIHPIHKLLSPHYRDTMTINALARQTLIPAGGIFELTVFPGRYALELSSAVYKSWNFREQALPADLIKRGVAVKDRDDRLCLLIEDYPYAVDGLQIWHAIETWVGEYCAIYYPTNDVVKADAELQAWWKEVREVGHGDKKDEPWWPAMLTTSELIEACTTIIWIGSALHAAINFGQYPYAGYLPNRPTMSRRFMPEPGTPEYEELKKNPDKVFLKTITSQLLTVLGLSTIEILSNHASDEVYLGQRDTPEWTSDERAVKAFERFGERLKAIEAEIMKRNGDPSLKNRNGPAKMPYTLLFPSSGVGITGRGIPNSISI, encoded by the exons ATGACGCTACTTGGAGACATGCTGAGTCACATCGTCGGCGGCGGGTCGCATGGGGTGAAGGTGAGAGGAACGGTAGTGTTGATCCGGAAGAACGTCCTCGGCTTCAACGACTTCGGCGGCACCGTCATCGACAACGTGCTCGAGCTCCTCGGCCGATGCATCTCCTTCCAGCTCATCAGCGCCACCGTCGGCGACCCTA ATAATGGGAATCGAGGGGTCGTCGGGGAGGAGGCATATTTGGAACAGCACATCACTTTGTTGCCCTCCCTGGCTGCCGGCGAAACTGCTTACCATGTGACGTTCCACTGCGAGGAGAAGAACGGGATTCCCGGCGCCGTTATCGTCAAGAACAACCTCGGCTCCGAGTTCTTCCTCAAGACCTTGACGCTCGAGGACTTCCCCGGCAAGAGCCGCATCCACTTCGTCTGCAACTCCTGGGTCTACCCGGCCGGCAAGTACAAATACGACCGCGTCTTCTTCGCTAACACC ACGTATCTTCCGGGAGACACACCACTGCCGCTGAAACGATACAGGGAAGAAGAACTCTGTAACCTGAAGGGAGATAACGTCGCCGGGAAGCTGCAGGAATGGGACCGCGTCTACCGTTACGACTACTACAACGATCTCGGTAGCCCAGACAAGTCCAAGGACTTGGCTCGGCCCATCCTCGGAGGGACGCCGGAGCACCCTTACCCTCGCCGTGGGAGGACCGGCCGGCCACCGACAAAGACTG ATCCCAAGtcggagagcaggctgccgcagcTGGACCTGAACATTTACGTGCCCCGGGATGAGCACTTCGGACACCTTAAGATGGCCGATTTCCTCACGTATGCCCTCAAGGGCGTCGTCACAGGAGTGCTCCCCGTGCTGCAAGCCATTGCGGACGTAACCCCGAAGGAGTTCGACTCGTTCGAGGACGTGCTGAAGCTCTACGAGGGCGGCCTTCCGGTGCCCCACACTCCCCTGCTTGAGGAGCTCCGACAGCGAGTTCCATTTGAGATGATACGGGAGCTGCTGCGCGTCGAGGGTGGCCAGGGCCTGCTCAAGCTCCCTAAGCCCCAAGTAATCCAAG TGGATAAGACTGCGTGGCGAACCGACGAAGAGTTCACTCGCGAAATGCTTGCGGGTTTGAACCCAGTGGTCATCAGGCGTCTCGAGAAGTTCCCTCCCACGAGCAAGCTTGATCCTCTCAAGTATGGCGACCATACCAGCACGATAACTGCAGCCCACATAGAGCACCACCTTGACGGACGAACCGTGCATCAG GCACTGGAGCAGAACAAGCTCTTCATCTTGGATCATCATGATGCATACATCCCCTACCTCAACCGCATCAACGCTCTCGCCGTCAAAGTATATGCCTCCAGAACTCTGGTATTCCTGAAGCAGGACTCCACGCTAAAGCCATTGGCGATCGAGCTCAGCTTGCCTCACCCGGACGGAGAGCAGCATGGCGCCGTCAGCAGGGTGTACACACCGGCTGAAAGCGGCGTGGAAGGATCAATCTGGCAGCTGGCGAAGGCCTACGCCGCCGTCACCGACTCCGGCTACCATGGCCTCATCAGCCACTG GCTCAACACACACGCGGTGATGGAGCCGTTCGTGATCGCGACGCACAGACACCTGAGCGTGATCCACCCGATCCACAAGCTTCTGTCGCCGCATTACCGCGACACGATGACCATCAACGCCTTGGCCCGGCAGACCCTCATCCCCGCAGGTGGCATATTCGAGTTGACGGTCTTCCCAGGGAGGTACGCGTTGGAGTTGTCTTCCGCGGTCTACAAGAGCTGGAATTTCCGGGAGCAGGCTCTCCCCGCTGATCTGATCAAGAG AGGAGTTGCGGTGAAGGACCGAGACGACAGGCTTTGCCTGCTGATCGAGGATTACCCTTATGCCGTGGACGGACTTCAGATATGGCATGCGATCGAGACATGGGTCGGAGAGTACTGTGCAATCTACTACCCGACGAACGACGTCGTGAAAGCTGACGCCGAGCTACAGGCCTGGTGGAAGGAGGTCCGCGAGGTCGGCCATGGTGACAAAAAGGACGAGCCCTGGTGGCCAGCCATGCTCACAACATCCGAGCTAATCGAGGCATGCACCACCATCATCTGGATCGGTTCTGCGCTCCACGCCGCCATCAACTTCGGGCAGTATCCTTACGCCGGGTACCTGCCGAACCGGCCAACCATGAGCCGGCGCTTCATGCCGGAGCCGGGCACGCCGGAGTACGAGGAGCTGAAGAAGAACCCGGACAAAGTGTTCTTGAAGACCATCACCAGCCAGCTGCTCACGGTGCTGGGTCTCTCCACCATCGAGATCCTGTCGAACCATGCGTCCGACGAGGTGTACCTGGGACAACGGGACACGCCGGAATGGACGTCGGATGAGAGGGCGGTGAAGGCGTTCGAGCGCTTCGGGGAGCGACTCAAGGCGATCGAGGCGGAGATCATGAAGAGGAACGGCGACCCGAGCTTGAAGAACCGCAATGGCCCGGCCAAGATGCCTTATACCTTGCTCTTCCCGAGCAGTGGGGTTGGGATCACCGGCAGGGGAATCCCCAACAGTATCTCCATCTAA
- the LOC135628746 gene encoding histone H2B.1-like, translated as MAPKRTSRVLKTTKTVVEETVEVVSIGGDNQNGVEVLPGDSKLVEVVVEAKDAQGPKEDLGEGKEAEPEGRQQAEEEEPSREKEAEPPFEKSIIQQEETAGEGTEAESITDKETQEEAAAVDKVKDKEVVPRTPKKVEQTPQTDMEEPKDGGEGMEAEKGRKKQGRAGRRRRRRKKRFSGGDGGEMDGTGRGYKRYVFRVLKQVHPGMGISSRAMAVLDCMMGDMFERLAGEASRLSTYTGKATLSSREIQGAVRLVLPGELGKRAISEGTKAVSNYMAADRHE; from the coding sequence ATGGCTCCGAAGCGCACCTCGAGGGTTCTGAAGACGACTAAGACGGTGGTCGAGGAGACCGTCGAGGTCGTCTCCATCGGTGGAGACAACCAGAATGGCGTCGAGGTCCTGCCTGGGGACTCCAAGCTCGTGGAGGTCGTGGTCGAGGCCAAGGATGCTCAGGGTCCCAAGGAGGACCTAGGCGAAGGAAAGGAAGCGGAGCCCGAAGGAAGGCAGCAAGCAGAGGAGGAAGAGCCCAGCAGAGAGAAGGAAGCGGAACCACCTTTCGAGAAGAGCATAATACAACAGGAAGAGACGGCAGGCGAGGGAACGGAAGCAGAGTCCATCACTGACAAGGAAACGCAGGAAGAGGCGGCGGCGGTCGACAAGGTCAAGGACAAGGAAGTGGTGCCTCGAACTCCCAAGAAGGTGGAGCAGACCCCGCAAACAGACATGGAGGAACCAAAGGATGGGGGAGAAGGAATGGAAgcggagaaggggaggaagaagcaaGGGCGAGcgggacggaggaggaggaggaggaagaagcggTTCAGCGGCGGGGATGGCGGGGAAATGGACGGCACGGGACGTGGGTACAAGAGGTACGTTTTCCGGGTGCTGAAGCAGGTGCACCCGGGGATGGGGATATCGTCGCGGGCGATGGCGGTGCTCGATTGCATGATGGGCGACATGTTCGAGAGGCTGGCGGGCGAGGCGTCGAGGCTGTCGACGTACACGGGGAAGGCGACGCTGTCGTCGAGGGAGATCCAGGGGGCGGTGCGGCTGGTGCTGCCGGGGGAGCTCGGCAAGCGCGCGATCTCCGAGGGCACCAAGGCGGTGTCCAACTACATGGCGGCGGACCGCCACGAGTAG